Proteins from one Oscillatoria nigro-viridis PCC 7112 genomic window:
- a CDS encoding EAL domain-containing protein, whose amino-acid sequence MLDINQTNYLLKMVAESTLKLLIIEDMAEDMELIVLALESGGVNFKCDTAETATECRKLLENCQYDAVLSDYRLPGFNGLEVLKLMQELGQDIPLILVTGSLGEEAAVECIKAGMTDYVLKGRLFRLPTVLERSLQEYKMRRQQQEAIAKIQRQAQREAIVNRILQAMRFTLVLDEVLQTTADQLHEALEISACAILQPDAEGGIKVRYISKASDRERFVGLNCKVAEHYQSGLAAGETLSIDELSTLCASLQESAELVGFRAVAIAPLLYQQSFLGGISLYQCDRARSWSAEELSLLKAIADQCAIAIHQAELYQQAQTELAERKRAEAAVCGIQQQLATMAANIPGSVYRTVLHPDGTMSMPYISPGVREVTGFAAEEVISHPELLTEIIHPEDKSSCHSRVAASRASLLPCDRQYRIVLRSGEVKWVQDSAKFSKNENGDVIIDGVALDISDRKQAESALRQSEQRFRSLIENATDITIILDAEGIFRYISPSVKRILGYAPHQAIGRSALEIVHPDDCATIAETLHKAIDNPKRSQNPVEYRVRHRNGSWCYVEAVATNLLYDPAVKGIVINCHDITQRKLAEEQLLHDAFHDALTGLPNRSLFTDRLEHALRLAQRRKDYLFAVLFLDLDRFKVVNDSLGHAIGDQLLVSIARRLEACMRPGDTVARLGGDEFVLLLEDIDGINEATTIVNRLQKKITSPLLLDGHEVFITASIGIALSSGQYQEPTTLLRDADTAMYRAKELGRARHEVFNSSMHAHALRLLQLENDLRRAIESIKEPAREEDFLPSPESALPPLSAAPQFIIHYQPIVSIANNTITSFEALVRWQHPERGLVSPGEFITIAEETGLIVPLGRWVLRTACHQIRQWQQLFPSNPPLSVSVNISVKQFSQPDLIEYIDQVLAETHLDGSSLKLEITESVLIENSESVTAMLVQLRTRNIHLCIDDFGTGYSSLSYLHRFPTNTLKIDRSFVSRMGGEFDFSKGGIDPTEIVRSIVTLSHNLGMDVVAEGVEEASQLSILKGLKCEYAQGFFFSKAVDSQTAAALIRQQAENQNLLTFSLLEKGH is encoded by the coding sequence ATGTTAGATATAAATCAGACAAACTATCTACTAAAAATGGTAGCGGAATCAACATTAAAACTGTTGATTATCGAAGACATGGCAGAAGATATGGAATTAATAGTGCTCGCCTTAGAATCGGGGGGGGTAAATTTTAAGTGCGACACTGCCGAAACAGCAACAGAGTGCAGAAAACTGCTCGAAAATTGCCAGTACGATGCTGTACTCTCAGATTACCGCCTCCCCGGCTTCAACGGTTTAGAAGTATTGAAATTAATGCAGGAATTAGGGCAAGACATACCCTTAATTTTAGTAACGGGAAGTTTGGGAGAAGAAGCGGCAGTTGAGTGCATCAAAGCCGGAATGACCGATTACGTATTAAAAGGGCGGCTGTTTAGGTTGCCAACAGTCTTAGAACGATCGCTCCAAGAATACAAAATGCGGCGCCAGCAACAAGAAGCGATCGCCAAAATTCAGCGGCAAGCTCAGCGAGAAGCGATCGTCAACCGCATCCTCCAAGCCATGCGCTTCACCCTTGTACTCGACGAAGTGCTGCAAACCACCGCAGATCAACTGCACGAAGCTCTCGAAATCAGCGCCTGCGCCATCTTGCAGCCAGATGCTGAAGGCGGCATCAAAGTTCGCTACATCAGCAAAGCATCCGACAGAGAACGGTTCGTCGGGCTAAATTGCAAAGTGGCCGAGCACTACCAATCCGGACTCGCGGCCGGGGAAACCCTGAGCATCGACGAGTTATCGACACTGTGCGCGTCGCTGCAAGAATCAGCAGAGTTGGTAGGGTTTCGCGCCGTCGCGATCGCCCCGCTGCTCTACCAGCAGTCATTTTTGGGAGGAATTAGCCTCTATCAGTGCGATCGGGCGCGCTCTTGGAGCGCAGAAGAACTGTCGCTACTCAAAGCCATAGCCGATCAGTGCGCGATCGCGATCCACCAAGCCGAACTCTACCAACAAGCCCAAACCGAACTTGCAGAACGCAAGCGCGCCGAAGCAGCAGTCTGCGGCATCCAGCAGCAGCTAGCCACAATGGCAGCCAACATTCCCGGCTCAGTCTACCGCACCGTGCTGCATCCAGATGGCACAATGTCCATGCCCTACATCAGTCCGGGGGTGCGCGAAGTTACTGGGTTCGCGGCCGAAGAAGTGATTTCGCACCCGGAACTGTTGACCGAAATCATCCATCCAGAGGACAAAAGCTCGTGTCACAGCCGCGTAGCAGCATCGAGAGCGAGTCTTTTGCCGTGCGATCGCCAGTACCGCATCGTTCTGAGGTCTGGGGAGGTCAAGTGGGTACAAGACAGCGCTAAATTTTCCAAAAACGAAAACGGCGACGTAATTATAGACGGAGTAGCCCTCGACATCAGCGATCGCAAACAAGCAGAATCAGCGCTGCGCCAAAGCGAACAGCGATTTCGCTCGCTGATTGAAAACGCCACAGACATCACGATCATTCTCGACGCCGAAGGAATCTTCCGCTACATCAGTCCTTCCGTCAAGCGAATTTTAGGATACGCGCCCCACCAGGCGATCGGGCGCAGCGCCTTAGAAATAGTTCACCCCGACGACTGCGCCACGATCGCCGAAACCCTCCACAAAGCCATTGACAACCCCAAAAGAAGCCAGAACCCAGTTGAGTACCGAGTCCGCCACCGCAACGGTTCCTGGTGTTATGTAGAAGCTGTAGCCACCAATTTGCTGTACGATCCCGCAGTCAAGGGAATCGTGATTAACTGTCACGACATCACTCAGCGCAAACTCGCCGAAGAACAACTGCTGCACGATGCTTTTCACGACGCCCTCACCGGATTGCCCAACCGATCGCTATTTACCGATCGGCTCGAACACGCTCTGAGGCTGGCCCAACGGCGCAAAGACTACTTGTTTGCGGTGCTGTTTCTCGATTTAGATAGATTTAAAGTAGTCAACGATTCCCTCGGCCACGCCATCGGCGATCAATTGCTAGTATCGATCGCGCGGCGTCTGGAAGCTTGTATGAGGCCCGGAGATACAGTGGCCCGCCTCGGAGGAGACGAGTTCGTGCTGTTGCTAGAAGACATCGATGGCATCAATGAAGCTACCACCATTGTCAACCGCCTGCAAAAGAAAATCACCTCCCCTCTCCTTCTAGACGGACACGAAGTATTTATCACCGCCAGCATCGGCATAGCTTTGAGTTCTGGCCAATACCAAGAACCGACAACCCTGCTGCGCGATGCCGACACAGCAATGTACCGCGCCAAAGAACTCGGCAGAGCCCGACACGAAGTTTTCAACAGTTCCATGCACGCCCACGCTTTGCGGCTGTTGCAGCTAGAAAACGACCTGCGGCGGGCGATCGAATCAATTAAAGAGCCGGCCAGAGAAGAAGACTTTCTCCCATCCCCCGAATCAGCCTTACCTCCCTTATCCGCAGCGCCCCAGTTTATTATTCACTACCAGCCGATCGTGTCGATCGCCAATAACACAATTACCAGTTTTGAGGCCCTAGTGCGCTGGCAGCATCCAGAACGCGGCTTAGTTTCCCCCGGCGAATTCATCACCATCGCCGAAGAAACCGGCTTGATCGTACCCCTCGGCCGCTGGGTACTCCGCACAGCTTGCCACCAAATCCGCCAGTGGCAGCAGCTATTTCCCAGCAACCCCCCGTTGAGCGTTAGCGTCAACATTTCTGTCAAACAATTTTCTCAGCCAGATTTAATCGAATACATCGACCAAGTTCTCGCAGAAACTCACCTCGACGGCAGCAGTTTAAAACTAGAAATTACCGAAAGCGTACTCATAGAAAATTCCGAATCAGTAACAGCAATGCTGGTGCAGCTCAGAACCCGAAACATACACTTGTGCATTGACGACTTCGGCACCGGCTATTCATCGCTCTCCTACCTGCACCGCTTCCCCACCAATACCTTAAAAATAGACCGCTCTTTTGTTAGCAGGATGGGAGGTGAGTTCGATTTCAGTAAAGGAGGCATTGACCCGACAGAAATTGTGCGCTCGATCGTTACTTTGTCCCACAATTTAGGCATGGATGTAGTAGCCGAAGGAGTCGAAGAAGCTTCGCAACTATCTATACTAAAAGGGTTAAAATGTGAGTACGCCCAGGGATTCTTTTTCTCAAAGGCAGTAGACTCTCAAACAGCAGCAGCCCTAATCCGACAGCAAGCAGAAAATCAGAATTTGCTGACATTTAGTTTGTTAGAGAAAGGCCATTAA
- a CDS encoding calcium-binding protein yields MATPEAISVSYTDGIYRIYGTPGDDPLTGTAGKDDIYGRNGDDTLVGLEGNDSLYGETGNNSLSGGGGNDTLDAAGGGKDTLDGGTGNDSLSGVFGGNSSLAGGDGEDTLQGGGANQTLDGGAGNDSLTSGGANTLEGGAGDDTLNDVYGGNQYRDSVLRGGAGNDRYLIYTERANQLQIQDAGGIDRLDFTDFTGYRITTSPTLSLSLSRGNTGLARQGTSLVIDTNEDGIALATDVEKEVVILDFFGTSPTLAGTGFIETIKNLSGTEILAANLSDASTTPTPTTPTPTAPTPTAPTPTAPTPVAPTAPTPTAPTPVAPTAPTPTAPTPVAPTAPTPTTPTPVAPTAPTPTPIPVAPTAPTPTPIPVAPTPVFTPAPPVTIALPIALTVTNAPAPTGSASGNIGSNSNDAIVAIDANIPVYGNKGNDTLIGNSENNTFFGGKGDDALFGDDGNDLLFGNDGNDTVIGGDGNDIELGGKGEDVLYGGDGNDAISGDLGNNTLAGEAGDDNLYGGKDNDALLGGTGNDFLYGKEGNDILTGVDGVAANPGRGEIDTLIGAEGNDTFLLGDATKFYYNDGVDTATGGGDYALIVGFNPSEDILQLQGAPSTYQLGASPEGLPAGTAIFKKTSGADELIAIVQSVSFLAIDSNSLRFV; encoded by the coding sequence ATGGCAACACCCGAAGCAATCTCTGTATCCTATACGGACGGCATCTATAGAATCTACGGTACTCCCGGCGACGATCCCCTCACAGGCACGGCCGGTAAGGACGACATCTATGGCCGCAATGGCGATGACACGCTCGTTGGCCTTGAGGGCAACGACAGTTTGTATGGCGAGACAGGAAACAACAGTCTCAGTGGGGGTGGGGGCAATGACACCCTGGATGCCGCCGGCGGTGGCAAGGACACCCTGGATGGCGGTACTGGCAATGACAGCCTCAGTGGAGTTTTCGGTGGCAATTCCAGTCTCGCGGGTGGCGATGGCGAAGACACGCTACAAGGTGGTGGCGCCAATCAAACTTTGGATGGCGGTGCGGGCAATGACAGCCTCACATCAGGTGGTGCTAACACCTTAGAAGGGGGTGCTGGCGATGATACGCTCAATGACGTATATGGCGGCAACCAATATCGCGACTCGGTGCTGCGAGGCGGTGCAGGTAACGATCGCTATCTAATCTATACTGAGCGGGCGAATCAACTGCAAATTCAGGATGCTGGTGGGATCGATCGCTTAGACTTTACTGATTTTACAGGCTACAGAATCACTACCAGCCCTACCCTCTCCCTGTCATTGTCACGGGGAAATACAGGCTTGGCCAGACAAGGCACGAGTTTAGTGATTGACACTAACGAAGACGGGATCGCGCTGGCTACGGATGTTGAAAAAGAAGTTGTAATTTTAGACTTCTTTGGTACTTCCCCAACCCTCGCGGGTACGGGCTTCATCGAAACCATCAAAAACCTCTCTGGTACCGAGATTCTCGCGGCTAATTTATCAGACGCATCCACCACGCCAACACCCACGACGCCGACACCAACCGCGCCGACACCAACCGCGCCGACACCAACCGCGCCGACACCAGTTGCACCCACGGCGCCGACACCAACCGCGCCGACACCAGTTGCACCCACGGCGCCAACACCAACCGCGCCGACACCAGTTGCACCCACGGCGCCGACACCAACTACGCCGACACCGGTTGCACCCACGGCGCCAACACCCACACCGATACCAGTTGCACCCACGGCGCCAACACCCACACCGATACCGGTTGCACCCACACCCGTTTTCACTCCCGCACCGCCTGTGACGATCGCACTGCCGATCGCACTCACAGTCACCAACGCACCCGCACCGACAGGCTCAGCGTCAGGGAATATCGGCAGCAACAGCAATGACGCGATCGTGGCGATCGACGCTAACATTCCCGTCTACGGCAACAAAGGCAACGACACCTTAATCGGCAATAGCGAAAACAACACATTCTTCGGAGGCAAAGGTGACGATGCCTTATTTGGCGACGACGGCAACGATCTCCTATTTGGCAACGACGGCAATGACACCGTGATTGGAGGCGACGGTAACGATATCGAGTTAGGAGGAAAAGGTGAGGACGTTTTGTATGGCGGCGACGGTAACGATGCCATCAGCGGCGATCTAGGCAACAATACTTTAGCCGGCGAAGCTGGAGACGACAACCTCTACGGCGGTAAAGATAACGATGCTTTGCTCGGCGGTACTGGCAACGATTTCCTCTACGGCAAAGAAGGCAATGACATTCTGACTGGCGTTGACGGAGTTGCTGCTAATCCAGGGCGAGGCGAAATCGATACGCTGATTGGCGCTGAAGGCAATGATACTTTCTTGCTGGGAGATGCCACCAAGTTCTATTACAACGATGGTGTCGATACCGCCACGGGCGGCGGCGACTACGCTTTGATTGTCGGTTTTAACCCGAGTGAAGATATCCTCCAACTTCAAGGTGCTCCTAGCACTTATCAGTTAGGTGCTTCACCCGAAGGATTGCCTGCTGGTACCGCTATTTTCAAGAAGACTTCGGGCGCGGATGAATTGATTGCGATCGTCCAATCAGTTTCTTTCCTGGCTATTGACAGCAACTCTTTGCGCTTCGTCTAA
- a CDS encoding ABC transporter permease — MATNMGRYLHVLKLFWGAAIAAELEYRINFVLAAISSLGNLAGSLFGLFLFYRTGYTFSGWKWEEALVILGIFTILQGFSSTFLAPNLSRIVDRVQQGTLDFVLLKPISSQFWLSANTVSPWGIPDLILGTVLLLYAANKLGVAIGNYFLTAIPLLFGTITLYSIWFMLGATSIWFVKIYNVTEVLEGLLEAGRFPMAAYPAAYRFFFTFVVPVAFLTTVPAEAMLGRGEIVWIAGAGILAIGLLFFSRYFWQFALRFYTSASS; from the coding sequence ATGGCGACAAACATGGGACGATATTTGCACGTACTGAAATTGTTCTGGGGTGCGGCGATCGCAGCGGAACTAGAATACCGAATCAACTTTGTGCTCGCGGCCATCAGCAGCCTCGGCAATCTTGCGGGCAGCTTGTTTGGGCTGTTTTTGTTCTACCGTACCGGTTACACGTTTTCTGGGTGGAAATGGGAAGAGGCTTTAGTTATACTAGGTATTTTTACGATTTTGCAGGGGTTTTCGTCAACGTTTCTAGCACCTAATCTCAGCCGTATTGTCGATCGAGTCCAGCAAGGTACTCTCGATTTCGTACTCCTCAAACCCATCAGTTCCCAATTCTGGCTGTCTGCAAACACAGTTTCGCCTTGGGGAATCCCCGATTTAATCTTGGGCACCGTATTGCTGCTGTATGCTGCTAACAAATTGGGAGTAGCAATCGGCAACTATTTTTTAACAGCAATACCGCTGTTATTCGGAACTATTACTCTTTACAGTATATGGTTTATGTTAGGGGCAACCAGCATTTGGTTTGTCAAAATTTACAATGTCACCGAAGTTCTCGAAGGATTGTTAGAAGCGGGTAGATTTCCCATGGCAGCTTATCCTGCTGCTTATCGATTTTTCTTCACTTTCGTAGTTCCCGTTGCCTTCTTGACGACTGTGCCGGCAGAAGCCATGCTGGGAAGAGGTGAAATCGTTTGGATCGCAGGGGCGGGAATATTGGCGATCGGGCTGTTATTTTTCTCCCGCTACTTCTGGCAGTTTGCACTCCGCTTTTACACCAGCGCTTCCAGCTAG
- a CDS encoding RNA-guided endonuclease InsQ/TnpB family protein has translation MFAIKRALKLNNNEATLMAKHAGFRRVVFNFGLSLRTQMYSESKLSDSKVINEIKKVLTNHVKKQPEFAWMNQLSSRVYQNALIDLKDAFSRYRSGASGHPRFASRRDGQSFRVDSSNGKVLLSAGNTIEIPTLGTFRLHEPLKCSFVSQTFTLSKEGNRWFVSFCVDAERLPFEQTQESVGIDLGVKYAATLSNQQVFEAPKPLKQAKTKLARLQRQASKQVKGSNNQRKTYKKIGRIHARIACIRSYFLHKLTTYLAKTFKLIKIEDLNVKGMMANHKLAGAISDLGFYEFKRQLDYKCKMYGSKLVLVDQWFPSSKICSNCGNKKDMPLIVRTYDCPVCGISIDRDLNASINILNWEPSA, from the coding sequence GTGTTTGCCATCAAAAGAGCGCTAAAACTAAATAACAACGAAGCGACCTTGATGGCAAAACACGCGGGATTTAGGCGGGTTGTGTTTAACTTTGGGTTAAGCCTTCGCACTCAAATGTACAGCGAAAGCAAGCTTTCTGACTCTAAAGTAATTAATGAAATTAAAAAGGTTTTGACAAATCACGTCAAAAAACAACCTGAATTTGCTTGGATGAATCAGCTATCGAGCCGAGTCTACCAAAATGCTTTAATTGACTTAAAAGATGCGTTTAGTCGGTATCGTTCAGGTGCGTCGGGTCATCCCAGGTTTGCAAGCCGCCGAGACGGTCAATCCTTTAGGGTTGATTCATCTAATGGAAAAGTTCTTCTAAGTGCTGGAAATACGATCGAGATTCCCACGCTCGGAACATTTCGACTGCACGAACCGCTGAAATGCAGTTTCGTTTCTCAGACTTTCACTTTGTCAAAAGAAGGAAATCGCTGGTTTGTATCGTTCTGTGTTGACGCAGAACGCTTACCATTTGAGCAAACTCAAGAATCGGTAGGAATTGACCTAGGGGTTAAATATGCGGCCACTCTGTCAAACCAGCAAGTTTTTGAGGCACCAAAACCCCTGAAGCAAGCGAAAACCAAGCTTGCCAGATTGCAGCGCCAAGCTTCAAAACAGGTAAAAGGTTCTAACAACCAGCGCAAAACCTACAAGAAAATCGGTCGAATTCACGCGCGGATAGCTTGCATTCGCTCATACTTTTTACACAAGCTGACGACTTACTTAGCTAAAACTTTCAAGCTGATTAAGATTGAAGACTTGAATGTAAAAGGGATGATGGCAAACCACAAACTGGCTGGGGCAATATCTGACCTAGGTTTTTATGAATTCAAGCGTCAGCTCGACTATAAGTGCAAAATGTATGGCTCGAAGTTGGTGCTAGTAGACCAGTGGTTTCCTAGTTCTAAAATTTGCTCGAATTGTGGCAACAAAAAAGATATGCCACTAATCGTTAGGACTTATGATTGTCCGGTTTGTGGTATATCGATTGACCGCGATTTGAACGCAAGTATCAACATTTTAAATTGGGAACCCTCGGCTTGA
- the ltrA gene encoding group II intron reverse transcriptase/maturase, whose translation MNTVEKPMYEWNDINWRKLERNVFKLQKRIYQASNRGDVKLVRRLQKLLISSWAAKALSVRRVTQDNQGKKTAGVDGVKSLTPKQRLALIDKISLGSKVKPTRRVWIPKPGTDEERPLGIPTMEDRALQALVKLVLEPEWEARFEPNSYGFRPGRSCHDAIGAIFSAVSQKSKYVLDADISKCFDRINHDVLLSKLNTYPTLRRQIRAWLKAGVMDGNKLFPTDEGTPQGGVISPLLANVALHGIEELIMGLAPKFEMRDSRGHTYGLRDKIKSISLIRYADDFVVLHEDVEVVKLCKVEIEKWLSDIGLELKPSKTRLAHTLNKLDDEKPGFNFLGFNIRQFPVGKHNSSKGTRGTLLGFKTIISPSKESQKRHYRKVAEVINKSRGLNQATLIKNLNPIIRGWCNYFSTVVSKKIFDRLWHLVVWKLLKWGRHRHRNKGRGWTRLKYFKTVEGNNWVFATGEGNNPLKLIQHSSTEIKRYVKVKGMASPYDGDWIYWSSRMGVHPEIPVRVAKLLKRQKGKCAHCDNYFKDGDSIEVDHIAPKSKGGKESYDNWQLLHRHCHDTKTANDGSLGNKSSCKSAKPKPPVEPSLWAWENDMLVMTY comes from the coding sequence ATGAACACGGTAGAAAAACCGATGTATGAATGGAACGATATCAACTGGCGAAAGCTAGAGCGTAACGTTTTTAAATTGCAAAAGCGGATATATCAAGCGTCTAATCGTGGTGATGTCAAGCTAGTACGCAGACTCCAGAAACTGTTGATAAGTTCTTGGGCAGCAAAAGCATTATCGGTTCGTCGGGTAACACAAGATAATCAAGGAAAGAAGACGGCAGGCGTGGACGGTGTTAAATCGCTGACCCCAAAGCAACGTCTCGCACTGATAGATAAAATATCATTGGGTTCAAAGGTTAAGCCAACACGCCGAGTTTGGATACCCAAACCAGGGACAGATGAGGAAAGACCGTTAGGCATACCGACAATGGAAGACCGAGCCTTGCAAGCGTTAGTCAAACTGGTGTTAGAACCAGAATGGGAAGCGCGATTTGAACCTAACTCATACGGGTTCAGACCAGGACGCTCGTGCCACGATGCAATAGGAGCAATATTCAGTGCGGTAAGTCAGAAATCAAAATATGTGCTGGATGCCGATATCAGTAAATGCTTCGACCGCATTAACCATGATGTACTTCTCTCAAAATTAAATACCTATCCTACCCTACGGAGACAAATCCGGGCTTGGTTAAAAGCTGGTGTTATGGATGGAAACAAGCTGTTCCCAACTGATGAAGGGACACCACAGGGCGGGGTGATTTCACCTCTACTTGCCAATGTCGCCTTACATGGGATTGAGGAATTGATTATGGGTTTAGCCCCAAAATTCGAGATGAGAGACTCTCGTGGTCATACTTATGGATTACGAGACAAAATCAAATCGATTTCACTGATACGATATGCGGACGATTTCGTAGTTCTCCATGAGGATGTAGAAGTTGTGAAGCTGTGTAAGGTTGAGATAGAGAAGTGGTTAAGTGACATTGGGTTAGAATTAAAGCCGAGTAAAACAAGATTAGCCCACACCCTGAATAAACTAGATGATGAAAAACCTGGATTTAACTTTCTAGGATTCAACATCAGGCAGTTTCCAGTAGGAAAACACAACTCAAGTAAGGGAACTAGAGGCACTTTATTGGGCTTTAAAACTATTATCAGCCCTAGCAAGGAAAGTCAGAAAAGGCACTACAGAAAAGTTGCGGAAGTAATAAATAAATCGCGTGGGTTAAACCAAGCGACTTTAATAAAAAATCTCAATCCTATCATTAGGGGTTGGTGTAACTACTTCTCAACAGTCGTCAGCAAGAAAATATTTGATAGGCTGTGGCACTTAGTGGTTTGGAAGCTTCTCAAATGGGGTCGCCATCGTCATAGGAACAAGGGCAGAGGATGGACACGCCTTAAATACTTCAAAACCGTAGAAGGCAATAACTGGGTGTTCGCAACCGGAGAGGGTAACAATCCTCTAAAGCTCATACAACATAGTTCCACTGAAATAAAGCGCTATGTAAAAGTAAAAGGGATGGCATCACCCTATGACGGTGACTGGATATATTGGAGTTCAAGAATGGGAGTACACCCAGAAATACCCGTAAGAGTAGCCAAACTACTCAAGCGACAAAAAGGGAAATGCGCTCACTGCGATAACTACTTCAAAGATGGAGATTCGATAGAGGTTGACCACATCGCCCCCAAATCGAAAGGTGGAAAGGAATCGTATGATAATTGGCAGCTACTCCATCGACATTGCCACGACACAAAGACTGCCAATGATGGCAGTCTTGGTAACAAATCTAGCTGCAAAAGTGCTAAACCTAAGCCACCAGTGGAACCAAGCCTTTGGGCTTGGGAAAACGATATGTTGGTAATGACGTACTGA
- a CDS encoding glycoside hydrolase family 57 protein codes for MTIGYLALVLHAHLPFVRHPESDYVLEEEWLFEAIAETYIPLLQVFEGLKRDGIDFKITMSMTPPLVAMLRDPLLQDRFDDHLAKLEELADLEIEHNSGNGHLRYLAEHYAAHFSQVRNFWEKYDRDLVKAFKEHQDTNNLEIITCGATHGYLPLMKMYPEAVWAQIQVACDNYEANFGRRPKGIWLPECAYYEGLERMLADAGLRYFLTDGHGILYARPRPRYGSYAPIFTECGVAAFGRDHESSQQVWSSEVGYPGAAEYREFYKDLGWEADYDYIKPYIMPNGQRKNTGIKYHKITGRGLGLGDKQLYDPYWAREKAAEHASNFAFNRERQVEHLNGIMQRPPIIVSPYDAELFGHWWYEGPWFLDYLFRKSWYDQNTYDMTHLADYLRGNPTQQVCRPSQSSWGFRGFHEYWLNDTNAWIYPHLHKAAERMIELGSMEPADELQWRALNQAAREVLLAQSSDWAFIMRTGTMVPYAVRRTRSHLMRFHKLYDEVKEGKVDSGWLEKVEEIDNIFPEINYRVYRSL; via the coding sequence ATGACTATTGGCTACCTCGCCCTCGTTCTCCACGCCCACTTGCCTTTTGTCCGCCACCCCGAAAGCGACTACGTTTTAGAAGAAGAATGGCTGTTTGAGGCGATCGCGGAAACCTACATTCCCCTGTTGCAAGTCTTTGAGGGGCTCAAGCGCGACGGCATCGACTTTAAAATTACCATGAGCATGACGCCGCCCTTGGTTGCCATGCTGCGCGATCCCTTGCTGCAAGACCGTTTCGACGACCACTTGGCTAAACTCGAAGAATTAGCGGATCTCGAAATCGAACACAATAGCGGCAACGGTCACCTCCGCTACTTGGCAGAACATTACGCCGCCCATTTCTCTCAAGTCCGCAACTTTTGGGAAAAGTACGATCGAGATTTAGTCAAAGCCTTCAAAGAACACCAAGATACCAACAACCTCGAAATCATCACCTGCGGTGCCACCCACGGCTACCTACCGCTGATGAAAATGTACCCCGAAGCAGTTTGGGCACAAATTCAAGTAGCTTGCGACAACTACGAAGCCAACTTCGGCCGCCGACCAAAAGGTATTTGGCTGCCCGAATGCGCCTACTATGAAGGGTTAGAGCGGATGTTAGCCGACGCCGGCCTCCGCTACTTTCTCACAGACGGTCACGGCATCCTCTACGCCCGCCCGCGTCCCCGCTACGGCAGCTACGCCCCAATTTTCACCGAATGCGGAGTCGCAGCCTTCGGCCGGGATCACGAATCCTCGCAGCAGGTTTGGTCTTCCGAAGTCGGCTATCCAGGGGCCGCCGAATACCGCGAATTCTACAAAGATTTGGGCTGGGAAGCTGACTACGATTACATTAAGCCCTACATCATGCCCAACGGCCAGCGGAAAAATACCGGGATTAAATATCACAAAATCACCGGTCGCGGATTGGGTTTAGGCGATAAACAGTTGTACGATCCTTACTGGGCAAGGGAAAAAGCAGCCGAACACGCCAGCAACTTTGCTTTTAACCGGGAACGCCAAGTCGAACACCTCAACGGCATTATGCAGCGTCCGCCGATTATTGTTTCGCCTTACGACGCCGAACTTTTCGGTCACTGGTGGTACGAAGGGCCTTGGTTCTTAGATTACTTGTTCCGCAAGAGTTGGTACGACCAAAATACCTACGACATGACGCACTTAGCCGATTATTTGCGGGGAAATCCGACTCAGCAAGTGTGCCGCCCGTCTCAGTCTAGCTGGGGTTTCCGGGGTTTCCACGAATATTGGCTCAACGATACCAATGCTTGGATTTACCCGCACTTGCACAAAGCAGCGGAACGGATGATTGAGTTGGGAAGCATGGAACCTGCGGATGAATTGCAGTGGCGCGCTTTGAACCAAGCGGCGCGGGAAGTGCTGCTAGCTCAATCTTCTGACTGGGCGTTTATCATGCGTACAGGGACGATGGTGCCCTATGCAGTGCGGCGGACTCGATCGCACTTAATGCGCTTTCACAAGCTTTACGATGAAGTGAAAGAAGGGAAAGTTGATTCGGGTTGGTTGGAGAAGGTTGAGGAGATTGATAATATTTTCCCTGAAATTAACTATCGCGTTTATCGATCGCTTTAA